The Pseudomonas saponiphila DNA window CCATGTGCACGCCTTGAAGATGCCTTCGCTGGCAAGCCAGCTCCTACGAGTTCGGGCCGGGTGCTTATCCGCTGACGATGCGGTTCTTGCCCTGGCGCTTGGCGTGGTACATCGCCGCGTCGGCGCGGGCGAACAGGCTGTCGAGGCTTTCGTCATCGCGCCGCAGGTCGGTCAGGCCCTGGCTGACGGTGATAGTGAAGACCTGGCCCTGGTGGCTGAAGCTCTGGCGCTGGATTTCCCGTTGCAGACGTTCGGCCACCTGGTGCGCCCGGTCCGCGCTGCAGCCGGGAAACACCGCGGCAAATTCCTCGCCGCCAATACGCCCGAACAAGTCGCCACGGCGCAGTGCGGCGCGCCCGCTTTCGGCGATGCGCTGCAGGACGATGTCACCTTCGGGGTGGCCGTAGGTGTCGTTGATCACTTTGAAGTCATCGATATCCAGCAGCAGGAAGGCCAGGGGCGAGCCTTGCAGCCGCGCTTGCTCGAACTCGCGGTTGGCGCATTCGAAGAAGTGCCGGCGGTTGCTGCTCTGGGTCAGCACATCGGTGGTGGCCAGGCGTTGCAGTTCGGCTTCCAGCCGCTTCTTCTCGGTGATGTCTTCGGCGATGCCGACTACGATCAACCGTTGCCCGGGCTCGGCATTGCGGTTGATGAAGCATTTGTCGCTGAGCCAGCGCACCTGGCCCTGGGCATCGATGATGCGGTATTCGCGATCTTCCACCGCGCCCCTGTCCAGGACCTGGGCCAGGCTGCGTTCGGCGTATTCCAGGTCATCGGGGTAGATGCTGTCGCGCCACTGGTTGCAGTCCGCCAGTAGCAGGCCGGCGGGGCGACCGAAGATCCGTTCATAGGCCGGGCTGACGTACAGCACCTGGCGGTTCTCCCAATCGAAGGCCCAGAGCACGGCGTTGACGCTGACCAGCAGGGAGCTGAACAGCTGCTCGCGTTCGGTCAGGCGGGCTACTTCGCCCTGTGCATGCATCAGGGCCATCAGGGTTTGCGCGGCCTCGGGCCACTGGGGAAGCGAAGATGGAGTGTGTGGGTTCTTATTGACCATCGGCACAGATCTCAAAGGGCGTGCCGCGCGATGTTCGACAGCGGCTACAACCAAGCCCGCCTGGGTGGCGAAGTGTTCAGTGAGATAGGGGATCGGACGCTAAGTTCCCAGCCGTTGCGGCGATACCTGGCGCGCCCGCCGGACGGTCGCAGTCGCCCCTCGCCAGCTTGTGGCGAGGGGCTCTGGCTCAGGCTGCGGTGGGCCGCAGAGAGTAGGTTTTCAACTGATGGGCAAAGTCCCGCAGCGACTGGATGCCGCTGGCTTCGGCCTCGTGCACCCAGTCCTTGATCGCCGCCAGCATGTCGTGGCCGTTGGCGCTGGTCTTGACCCAGATCTGCTGCAGGGCCAGGCGTTTTTCGTAGATCACCTTCAAGGCCTGGCTGTGTTCCAGCATGTTCTGGATACGCAGGTGGTGGCGCTCTTCCAGCAGGCTGGTTTCCCGCGATAGCAGGCGCTTGGCGCGGTGGAACTGGTGGCGCACCGAGTGATCGACCTTGGCCAGTTCCTGTTTCACCAGCGGGCCGATCACCAGCTTGCGGTACTGGGCCATGATCTGGAACCGGTTGTTGAGGATGGCCATGGCGGTGTCCATGTCCAGGTGCCCCTTGCCTTCGACCCGATGGGCGATCGGCGCCACCCGCTGGACCTTGGCCAGCCGTAGCAGGCTGAACAGCTTGATCCAGGCCCAGCCCATGTCGAACTCCCATTTCTTCACCGAGAGCTTGGCCGAGTTGGGGTAGGTGTGATGGTTGTTATGCAGCTCTTCACCGCCAACGATGATGCCCCAGGGCACCAGGTTGGTGGCGGCGTCGCGGCATTCGAAGTTGCGGTAGCCCACCGCATGGCCCAGGCCGTTGATCACACCGGCGGCCCAGAACGGAATCCACATCATCTGGATGGCCCAGATGGTGATGCCGATGGTGCCGAACAGCAGCAGGTCGATGACCGCCATCAGCGCGATGCCACCCAGCTTGTAGCGGCTGTAGAGGTTGCGCTCGATCCAGTCTTCCGGGCAGTTCTTGCCATAGATGCGCAGGGTTTCCGGGTTCTTCGCCTCTTCGCGGTACAGCTCGGCGCCCTTGCGCAGCACGGTGGACAAGCCCTTGATCACCGGGCTGTGGGGGTCGTCGACGGTTTCGCATTTGGCGTGGTGCTTGCGGTGGATGGCGGTCCACTCACGGGTGTTCTGCGCCGTGGTCAGCCACAGCCAGAAGCGGAAGAAGTGTTTCAGGCCGGCGTTGAGTTCCAGGGAACGGTGCGCGGAGTAGCGATGCAGATAAATGGTGACCGCGACAATGGTCACGTGGGTCATCAAAAGAGTGACTGCCACCAGTTGCCAGGCGGACAAGCCAAGTAAACCTTCGTACCACATAGGCGATAAGGCCCTCGATAAAGAAAAAAACAGCTCAGGCATTATCACTATGCCCACTGAGAAAACCAGTCGCCCTTTCAGATAAGAGTGGCGGCATGTTTCTTCCTCTATAATCCCGAACTTTTCGTGTGGAAATAGACGGACTTATGTCGGTTTCTTATCGCAATGGCTTGCGTGCCGCGCTGCTTTACCTGCTGCTGTCGCTGATCTGGCTACAGTTCAGTGGTTATTTACTGAGCAGTTTCTTCGATGAATTCTCCGATCAGGCGCACTGGCACCAGATCAGTGGCTACGCCTGGGCACTGGTCAGCGCGGTGCTGATTTTCTTTGCCCGGGCTCGCCTGTTGCGGGTCATGGGGGCCGATCGCTGGTTGCGCCATCAACAGACCGATCGCGAGCGTCTGCGCCAGGCGGCGGCGGTGTTCGACTGCACCCGCGAAGGGGTGCTGGTCAGCGACACCCAGGGCCAGATCGTCCACGTCAATCGCGCCTTCATCGAAATCACCGGCTACCAGAGCGAAGAGGTGCTGGGGCGCCAGCCGAGCCTGTTCAAGTCCGGCCATCATTCGGCGGATTTCTACAAGGCGATGTTCGACTCGCTGCAGAAGACCGGAGAGTGGAGCGGCGAAATCTGGAACCGGCGCAAGAGCGGCGAGATCTACCCGCAGTGGCAGAGCATTCGCGCAATCCGCGATGAGCAGGGTGAGCTCACCCACTATGTCGCGGTGTTCTCCGACATCAGCGCAATCAAGGATTCCGAGCACGAACTGGCGCACCTGGCCCACCACGATCCGCTGACCGACCTGCCCAACCGCCTGCTGTTCACCGACCGCGCCGAACAGGCCCTGGCCTCGGCGCAGATCCACAAGCGCGGCTGCGCCATGCTGATGATCGACCTCGATCACTTCAAGATGATCAACGACAGCCTCGGTCACAACGTCGGCGACCAGTTGCTCAAGGCCGTGGGCGAGCGCCTGGGAGGCATGTTCGGTCCAGGCATGACCCTGGCGCGCCTGGGCGGCGACGAGTTCGCCGTGCTGGCCGAAAGCTGTCCGCAGCTGGTGCAGGCCGCGGCCCTGGCCCAACGCATCATCGACGGCCTCAGGGAACCCTTCCAGCTGGGCGAACAGCAGGTGGTGATCAACGCCAGCATCGGCATCAGCCTGTTTCCCAGCGATGCCCTGAGCGCCAGCCAGCTGCTGCGCAACGCCGACGCGGCGCTGTTCAAGGCCAAGAGCGCCGGACGCAACGGTTACGCGTTGTACACCGAAGAACTCACCGCCCATGCGCAGCAGCGAGTGGAAATTGCCTTCGAACTGCGCCGGGCCCTGGAGCAGCAGGAACTGCGGGTCTACTACCAGCCGGTACACGATCTCAAGAGCAGCCGCCTGATCGGCGTCGAGGCCCTGGTGCGCTGGGAGCATCCGCAGCGTGGCCTGGTATCCCCGGCGGAGTTCATCCCCATCGCCGAACGCACCGGGATGATTGCCGAGATCGACGCCTGGGTCATGCAGCAGGCCTGTCGGCAGATGTGCCAGTGGCAGGCCGACGGCGTGGTGCTGTCGTTTATCGCGGTGAACGTTTCGACCCGGCTGTTCGCCCGCAGCGAGCTGTACCAGCAGGTCGCCCAGGTGCTGCACGACACCGGCCTGGACCCGGCCTACCTGGAGCTGGAGGTCACCGAGAGCGCGGTGATGGATGACCCGGAAGTGGCCCTGGAACAGATGCACCGGCTGCGCGAGTTGGGCATTCGCCTGGCCATCGACGACTTCGGCACCGGCTATTCCTCGCTGTTGCGGCTCAAGCGCCTGCCGGTGCAGAAGCTCAAGATCGACCAGGGCTTTGTCGCCGGCCTGCCGCTCGATGAAGACGATGCGGCCATCTCTCGGGTGATCATCGCCCTGGCCCAGAGCATGGGCATGCAGGTGCACGCCGAAGGCATCGAACAGGTGGAGCAGGCGCGCTTCCTGCTCGAACACGGTTGCGACCTGGGGCAGGGCTACTGGTTCGGTCGGCCGATGCCGGCGCAGGAGTTGAACTGGAGCAACGCACCGCCGATTCACTGACGGCCATACCTCAGGCTGTTATCCGCTTGCAGCTTGCAGCTTGCAGCTTGCAGCTGCAGGCCGCGATCCACCTGCAAATCGCTCCTGGTTATATAAAAATTCTTAAATAGTATTTTTAAGAATATCCGTGCCTATCTACTATTGCTCCCACGCCGCAAGCAGTGCCGCCACTGCCAGGCACATCTCACTCAGGAGCAGCACCATGAGCGCATCTCTACGTAGCGTTGACGGCCAGGACGAAGCAACCATCTTGCGTGAAATTCAAAGCGCTCTGCGCGACCTGCGTTTTGGCGCGGTGGAAATCACCGTGCACAACGCCCAGGTCGTGCAGATCGAACGCAAGGAAAAATTCCGTCTGCAGCAGCCCGGCCACAAGCCCGGCTAATGCCGCCCCGCGCAATACCGCATCACCCTCTCGCCATCGAGAGGCCCGACTGGACAACCGGAGGGCGTCATCCATGACCCCCAGTCTGATTCCCAGCGTTCACCCACGAATGCGGGCCTGATTCGCCATAAGAAAAATGCCAGCACTTTAAAAAAATTCGGGAGCTCCATCATGTCGTCGATTCGCCGTTATGCCCTGGCCGCCCTCGCCAGCGCCATTTTTGCCGGTTCCGCCGTTGCCAAGGATTACGAGCTGCTCAACGTGTCCTACGACCCGACCCGCGAGCTGTATCAGGACTACAACGCCGAGTTCACAAGCTTCTGGAAGCAGTCGCATCCCGGCGACAACGTGAAGATCCAGCAATCCCACGGTGGTTCCGGCAAACAGGGGCGGGCGGTGATCGACGGCCTGCGTGCCGACGTGGTGACCCTGGCCCTGGCCGGTGACATCGACGAAATCGCCAAGCTCGGCAAGAGCCTGCCGGTGGACTGGCAGAAGCGCCTGCCCGATGCCAGCACTCCCTACACCTCGACCATCGTGTTCCTGGTGCGCAAGGGCAATCCCAAAGGCATCAAGGACTGGGGCGACCTGATCAAGAAAGACGTCTCGGTGATCACCCCGAACCCGAAAACCTCCGGCGGCGCCCGCTGGAACTTCCTCGCCGCCTGGGCCTATGGTCTGAAGGCCGGTGGCAGTGAAGCCCGTGCCCAGGAGTACGTGAAGGAGCTGTACAAGCACGTACCGGTACTGGACACCGGTGCTCGCGGCTCGACCATCACCTTCGTCAACAACGGCCAGGGCGACGTGCTGCTGGCCTGGGAAAACGAAGCCTTCCTGGCCCTCAAGGAAGACGGCGGCGCCGACAAGTTCGACATCGTCGTGCCTTCGCTGTCGATCCTCGCCGAGCCACCGGTGGCGGTGGTGGACAAGAACGCCGAGAAGAAAGGCAACAGCGAAATCGCCGAGGCCTACCTCAAGCACCTGTACAGCCCGGCCGGCCAGGAAATCGCCGCGAAGAACTTCTACCGTCCGCGGGACAAGAACGTCGCCGCCAAATACGCCCAGCAGTTCCCCAAACTGGAGCTGGTGACTATCGACAAGGACTTCGGCGGCTGGAAAACTGCCCAACCGAAATTCTTCAATGACGGTGGCGTGTTCGACCAGATCTACACGGCCCAATAAACCCGACCCTCCGTAGGAGCTGGCTTGCCAGCGAAGGCGCCCCGAAGGGCAACGCACGACTTGCAGGCCTTTCGCCGCAAGCCGGCTCCTGCGAGGCAGAGCCCGCATTCAGTTGCGGGCTTTGCGTATCCGTTCCGTTAACCAAGGACTTTTATGTCGCGTCGTATCTCCCCCGTCATACCCGGCTTCGGGCTGACGCTGGGCTACACCTTGGTGTACCTCAGTCTGATTGTGCTCATTCCCCTGGCGGCGATGTTCGTGCATGCCGCACAACTCACCTGGGAACAGTTCTGGGCAATCATTTCGGCGCCACGGGTGCTCGCCGCACTCCAGCTGAGTTTCGGTACCGCGTTGTACGCGGCCATCATCAACGGCGTCATCGGTACTCTGCTGGCCTGGGTCCTGGTGCGCTACAGCTTCCCCGGGCGCAAGATCATCGATGCCATGATCGACCTGCCCTTTGCCCTGCCCACCGCCGTGGCGGGCATTGCCCTGACCGCGCTCTACGCACCCACCGGCCTGGTGGGGCAGTTCGCCACCGACCTGGGCTTCAAGATCGCCTATACGCCCCTGGGCATCACCCTGGCGCTGACCTTCGTCACCCTGCCGTTCGTGGTACGTACGGTGCAGCCGGTGCTGGCGGACATTCCCCGTGAAGTGGAAGAGGCCGCCGCCTGCCTCGGCGCCAAGCCCTGGCAGGTGTTCCGCCATATCCTGGTGCCGGCCTTGCTGCCGGCCTGGCTCACCGGTTTTGCCCTGGCCTTCGCCCGGGGCGTAGGCGAGTACGGTTCGGTGATCTTCATCGCTGGCAACATGCCGATGAAGACCGAGATCCTGCCGCTGCTGATCATGGTCAAGCTCGACCAGTACGATTACACCGGCGCCACTTCCATCGGCGTGCTGATGCTGGTGGTTTCCTTTGTCCTGTTGCTGCTGATCAACCTGCTGCAGCGGCGCATCGAACGTCCATAAGGAGGCGCGAACATGTCCCAATCGTCTATTTCCGTCGCCGCCTCCGCCAACGCCGCCCGCCGTGGCAGTGCCACCTCGCGGCGGCTGCTGATCGGCCTGGGCTGGCTGATCTTCGCCCTGTTCCTGCTGCTGCCGCTGTTCATCGTGGTGTCCCAGGGCCTGAAGCTGGGCATCGGCGCCTTCTTCGAGGCGATCTTCGAGCCCGACGCCCTGTCGGCGCTGAAGCTCACGGTGATTGCCGTGCTGGTTTCGGTGCCCCTGAACCTGGTGTTCGGGGTCAGCGCCGCCTGGTGCGTGAGCAAGTACTCGTTCCGCGGCAAGAGCATCCTGGTAACCCTGATCGACCTGCCGTTCTCGGTGTCGCCGGTGATCGCCGGCCTGGTCTACGTGCTGATGTTCGGCGCCCAGGGCCTGTTCGGCCCGTGGCTTTCGGATCACGACATCCAGATTGTCTTCGCCTTGCCGGGCATCGTCCTGGCCACCATCTTCGTCACCGTGCCCTTCGTCGCCCGGGAGCTGATCCCGCTGATGCAGGAGCAGGGCACCCAGGAAGAGGAGGCCGCCAGGTTGCTGGGGGCCAACGGCTGGCAGATGTTCTGGCACGTCACGGTGCCCAACATCAAATGGGGCCTGATCTACGGCGTGGTGCTGTGTACCGCCCGGGCCATGGGCGAATTCGGCGCGGTGTCGGTGGTCTCCGGGCATATTCGCGGGGTCACCAACACCCTGCCGCTGCACGTGGAAATCCTCTACAACGAGTACAACCACGTGGCCGCGTTTGCCGTCGCCAGCCTGTTGCTGATCCTTGCGCTGTTCATCCTGCTGCTCAAGCAGTGGAGCGAATCCCGAATCAACCGCCTGCGCGCCAGCGCCGCGGAGGAATAACTCATGTCGATCGAAGTCCGTAACGTCAGCAAGAACTTCAACGCCTTCAAGGCCCTGAACAGCATCAACCTGGATATCCACAGCGGCGAGCTGGTGGCGCTGCTGGGGCCGTCCGGCTGCGGCAAGACCACCCTGCTGCGGATCATCGCCGGCCTGGAAACCCCGGACGACGGCAGCATCGTGTTCCACGGCGAGGACGTGTCTGGCCACGACGTGCGTGATCGCAACGTCGGTTTCGTGTTCCAGCACTACGCGCTGTTTCGCCACATGAGCGTGTTCGACAACGTCGCCTTCGGCCTGCGCATGAAGCCCAAGCACCAGCGCCCCAGCGAGAGCAAGATCGCCGAGAAGGTCCACGAGCTGTTGAACATGGTGCAGCTGGACTGGCTCTCCGACCGCTACCCGGAGCAACTTTCCGGTGGCCAGCGCCAGCGCATCGCCCTGGCCCGCGCCCTGGCGGTGGAGCCCAAGGTACTGCTGCTGGACGAACCTTTCGGCGCTCTCGACGCCAAGGTGCGCAAGGAGCTACGGCGCTGGCTGGCGCGGCTGCACGAAGACATCAACCTGACGTCGGTGTTCGTCACCCACGACCAGGAAGAAGCCATGGAAGTGGCCGATCGCATCGTGGTGATGAACAAGGGCGTGATCGAGCAGATCGGCTCCCCAGGCGATGTCTACGAGAACCCGGCCAGCGACTTCGTCTACCACTTCCTCGGTGACTCCAACCGCTTGCACCTGGGGGAGGACCACCACGTGCTGTTCCGTCCTCACGAAGTGTCGCTATCGCGTTCGGAACTCGAAGACCACCACGCCGCCGAAGTGCGCGACATCCGTCCGCTGGGCGCTACCACCCGGGTCACCCTCAAGGTGGAAGGGCAGAGCGAGCTGATCGAAGCCGAAGTGGTGAAGGACCACGACAGCCTGATCGGCCTGGCCCGTGGCGAGACGCTGTTCTTCAAGCCCAAGGTCTGGCAGAAGCACACCAGCCTCTGACCCCGCCGACATCACGCCCGCTGTAGGAGCTGGCTTGCCAGCGAAAGGGTCCTTCAGGCTTGCACCTGGCTCGAAGGCTCCTTCGCCGGCAAGCCGGCTCCTACAGCGGTCCGGCTCAATCCTCCCGAAGCGTGCCAGGGCTTCAGATCATGGCTTTCTTGTGGCGCAGGGCCACCGGGCCCGAGCGCTGCTCGATGGCCTGTTTCAAGTCATGGCGCAGCCCCAGCAGGAACGCCAGCTCGGCCACCACGAACAGCGGGCCGACGATCAGGCCCGACAGATCATCGACAAAGGCCGGCTTGCGGCCTTCGTAGTAATGGCCGATGAACTGGATCACCCAGCCGACCACGAACAGCCCCAGGCCGCAGCTCAACCACAGCCCGGTGCTCTGCGCTGCCAGCGCCTGCCCGGCCCAGACCGACAGCCCCATCAGCACACTCATCAACACGCCCAGGCGCAACTCCAGGCGCAGGTAGAACACGCACGAGGCCAGGGCCAGCAGCACGGCCGGCGACACCAGGATCCCCGCCAGTGGCCAGGCGGGACGGGACAAGAGCACGGCCACCGCCACCACAATCAGCGGAATGCCGATAAAGTGGCTGGCGATATTGCGCGGGTCGCGGTGGTAGGCGGCGTATTGACTGAGATGATCAACGAGGCTTTTCATTGTTGTTCCTCCGTTAGGGTGGCCCGATCATGCCCGGCGCTGGTTTGCGGTTCTGTCAGCTAGGCGACAATCATTGCGATGCCCTGAGGGAAAGACCTGTTCATGGACCTGCACCCGTGGCGTGAATGCCTGATGAACGGCCAGTGGTTCAGCCACTTGCCGGTTTCCTTACAGAATAGTTTGCTCGACAACGCCCGCCTGCGCCGGCTGGCGGCGGGGCAGTGCCTGTTCCTGCGCGGCGATCCGCCCTGCGGGTTGTACGCGGTAGTCGAGGGCACGGTACGGGTGGGCGCGGTCAGCGAACAGGGCAAGGAGGCGTTGCTCAGCTTGATGCAGGCGCCTCACTGGTTCGGCGAGATCAGCCTGTTCGATGGCCAGCCACGCACCCACGATGCCTACGCCGAGGGCGCCTGTACCTTGCTCCAGGTGCCGCAGGCGAACCTGCTGCAACTGCTGGAGCAACAGCCGCAGTACTGGCGCCAGTTCGCCCTGCTGATGAGCCACAAACTGCGCCTGGCCTTTATCAATCTGGAGCAGTTGAGCCTGATGCCGGCCCCGGCGCGGGTGGCCAGCCGCCTGCTGGCGATGGCCACCGGCTACGGCGAAGTCAGCCAGTGCCGCAGCCTGCTGCAATTGCCCCAGGAGCAGTTGGCGCTGATGCTTTCGCTGTCGCGCCAGACCACCAACCAGATCCTCAAGGACCTGCAGCACCAGGGCATCCTGCGCCTGAGCTACGGCGAGATCGAAATCCTCGACACCGAGCGCTTGCGCGCCCTGGCCGGCCTGTAGGAGCTGGCTTGCCAGCGAAGAGGCCCTCAAGACCGCCTTCGCCAGCAGTCCGCTCCTACGAACCGCGATAGGTCGAGAAGCCATAAGGGCTGAGCAACAACGGAATGTGGTAGTGCTGCTCGGTCTGCTTGACCTCGAAGATCACCGGAATCTCCGGGAAGAAGGTGTCGCGCTTGGCCTGCTTGAAATATTCGCCGGTCTTGAATACCACTCGATATTCGCCGGCGGTCAGCGCCTGGCCCGTGGGAAACAGTTCGCTGATCCGCCCTTGCTCGTTGGTCACGCCTTCGGACAAGGCTTTCCAGTCCTGGCCCACATGCTGCTCCAGGGTCACCTTGACCCCCGGCGAGGGCAGGCCGTTCTCCAGGTTCAGCACATGCACGCTCAACGGATTGCCCGCCGCCAGGGCCAGGCTCGACAGGCCGCAGAGGCCGACAGCGGCCAGGCTATTACGCAAAAAGTTCATGCAAGACTCCTCATTACACTGATCAAACAACACACACGCCGGCCGCGTTACAACACGGCCCGCAAACCGATGTTCTGCGCTGCTTTGAGCGCACATTCTTCGTCCTGCGCGGCGCCACCGGCACCGGCAATGCCCATGGCGCCCACCAGCTCGCTTCCGGCGAACAGCGGAATCCCGCCCCCCAGCAGCAACAGCTCGGGCAAGGTATTGAGATTGGCCGCCTCGGGGTTGTTGCGCGCCCGTTCGGCGAACAGCCGGCTCGGGGTCTTGCTGGACAGCGCGGTATACGCCTTGCGCTGGCTGGCGACGGTGTTGTGCGGGCCGACGCCATCGGCGCGCAGGGTCACCAAGAGGTTGCCGCCACGGTCCAGCACCGACACCACGGCCGTGCACTGGGCCAGGCTGGCGTCCGCCAGCTGACGGGCGGTGGCCAGGTCTAGCTCGGCGTGGCGAGGCAGTTCCGGGGCCGCCAGGGCGCTGCCGGCAAGGCCCAGACCAATGCTTAGAACCAGGGGTTTGAAGATCATGGGAAGGCTCCTGAAAGACAGGTCGCCACCTTAGCCAGCGGTCCTCGTCAGAACCTCGTCAGTTGGATTACAAGTTTGTAATGGGCAAGCGCGCGCCGGGCGCCTAGCCTGTGCCGATCATTTCCGAGGTGCGCCATGCGTTTGCTGGTAGTTGAAGACGAAGCCAAGACCGCGAATTTCCTTGCCAAGGGCCTGGGAGAGTCCGGATTCGCCGTGGACGTGGCCCTGAACGGCCTGGACGGGCGCTATTTCATCGAGCAGCAGGCATACGACCTGATCATCCTCGACGTGATGCTCCCCGGCCTCAACGGCTGGCAGTTGCTGCAACTGATCCGCCAGCGCGGCGCCACCCCGGTGCTGTTCCTCACCGCCAAGGACGCCATCGAAGACCGGGTTCGCGGCCTGGAGCTGGGCGCCGACGACTACCTGCTCAAGCCCTTCGCCTTCGCCGAACTGCTGGCCCGGGTGCGTACCCTGTTGCGTCGTGGGCCGCTGCGCGAGGCCGAGTCCTTCAGCATCGCTGACCTGGAGATCGACGTGCTGCGCCGCCGCGTCAGCCGCGGCGGCCAGCGCATCGCCCTGACCAACAAGGAATTCGCCCTGCTGCACCTGTTGGCCAGCCGCCAGGGCGAAGTGCTGTCGCGGACCCTGATCGCTTCCCAGGTGTGGAACCTGAATTTCGACAGCGACACCAACATGGTGGAAGTGGCGGTGCGCCGGCTGCGGGCCAAGGTCGACGATCCCTACATGCCCAAGCTGATCCACACCGTGCGTGGCGTCGGCTACCAGCTGGAAGCCCCGGATGCAGCGCTCTAGTTCCATTGCCTGGCGGCTGGCCCTGGCCTTTGCCGCGGTCTGCGCCCTGGTGCTCAGCATGATCGGGGTGTTTCTCTACCGCTCCCTGGCCGGGGAGATCGCCTACCGCGACGACCTTGCCCTGATGGGCCGACTGGAACAGGTGCGGGCCCTGCTGCAGGACAGCGACAGCCTGGACGCTCTGCAAGCCCGGCCACGGCTGTACCAGAACATGCTGGGCAACCAGGAAAGCCTGCTGCTGGTGCGGCGGGCCGATGGCTCGACGGTGATCGGCATCAACCCCCGGCAGCAGCGCTTGCCCGAGTTGCAGCCGATCGCCCAGGAACTGCGTCCACAACGCCGGGACATTCTCCTCTGGCCGGGCAGCGACCAGGTCCCGGTGGCGTTGCTGGCGGGGCAGGCCAGCGGCCCAGAGGGCGAGGTCCTGACGGTGATCGCCGGGAAGATCCTCAGCGAGCGCGAGCAGATGCTCGCCAGCTACCGCCTGCGCCTGTACCTGGCGGTAGGCCTGGGGGCCTTGCTGGCCTTTGCCTTGGGCCTGCTGCTGTTG harbors:
- the cysW gene encoding sulfate ABC transporter permease subunit CysW → MSQSSISVAASANAARRGSATSRRLLIGLGWLIFALFLLLPLFIVVSQGLKLGIGAFFEAIFEPDALSALKLTVIAVLVSVPLNLVFGVSAAWCVSKYSFRGKSILVTLIDLPFSVSPVIAGLVYVLMFGAQGLFGPWLSDHDIQIVFALPGIVLATIFVTVPFVARELIPLMQEQGTQEEEAARLLGANGWQMFWHVTVPNIKWGLIYGVVLCTARAMGEFGAVSVVSGHIRGVTNTLPLHVEILYNEYNHVAAFAVASLLLILALFILLLKQWSESRINRLRASAAEE
- the dibA gene encoding phosphodiesterase DibA, coding for MSVSYRNGLRAALLYLLLSLIWLQFSGYLLSSFFDEFSDQAHWHQISGYAWALVSAVLIFFARARLLRVMGADRWLRHQQTDRERLRQAAAVFDCTREGVLVSDTQGQIVHVNRAFIEITGYQSEEVLGRQPSLFKSGHHSADFYKAMFDSLQKTGEWSGEIWNRRKSGEIYPQWQSIRAIRDEQGELTHYVAVFSDISAIKDSEHELAHLAHHDPLTDLPNRLLFTDRAEQALASAQIHKRGCAMLMIDLDHFKMINDSLGHNVGDQLLKAVGERLGGMFGPGMTLARLGGDEFAVLAESCPQLVQAAALAQRIIDGLREPFQLGEQQVVINASIGISLFPSDALSASQLLRNADAALFKAKSAGRNGYALYTEELTAHAQQRVEIAFELRRALEQQELRVYYQPVHDLKSSRLIGVEALVRWEHPQRGLVSPAEFIPIAERTGMIAEIDAWVMQQACRQMCQWQADGVVLSFIAVNVSTRLFARSELYQQVAQVLHDTGLDPAYLELEVTESAVMDDPEVALEQMHRLRELGIRLAIDDFGTGYSSLLRLKRLPVQKLKIDQGFVAGLPLDEDDAAISRVIIALAQSMGMQVHAEGIEQVEQARFLLEHGCDLGQGYWFGRPMPAQELNWSNAPPIH
- the oscA gene encoding sulfur starvation response protein OscA, whose amino-acid sequence is MSASLRSVDGQDEATILREIQSALRDLRFGAVEITVHNAQVVQIERKEKFRLQQPGHKPG
- a CDS encoding sulfate/molybdate ABC transporter ATP-binding protein, with the protein product MSIEVRNVSKNFNAFKALNSINLDIHSGELVALLGPSGCGKTTLLRIIAGLETPDDGSIVFHGEDVSGHDVRDRNVGFVFQHYALFRHMSVFDNVAFGLRMKPKHQRPSESKIAEKVHELLNMVQLDWLSDRYPEQLSGGQRQRIALARALAVEPKVLLLDEPFGALDAKVRKELRRWLARLHEDINLTSVFVTHDQEEAMEVADRIVVMNKGVIEQIGSPGDVYENPASDFVYHFLGDSNRLHLGEDHHVLFRPHEVSLSRSELEDHHAAEVRDIRPLGATTRVTLKVEGQSELIEAEVVKDHDSLIGLARGETLFFKPKVWQKHTSL
- a CDS encoding sulfate ABC transporter substrate-binding protein; this encodes MSSIRRYALAALASAIFAGSAVAKDYELLNVSYDPTRELYQDYNAEFTSFWKQSHPGDNVKIQQSHGGSGKQGRAVIDGLRADVVTLALAGDIDEIAKLGKSLPVDWQKRLPDASTPYTSTIVFLVRKGNPKGIKDWGDLIKKDVSVITPNPKTSGGARWNFLAAWAYGLKAGGSEARAQEYVKELYKHVPVLDTGARGSTITFVNNGQGDVLLAWENEAFLALKEDGGADKFDIVVPSLSILAEPPVAVVDKNAEKKGNSEIAEAYLKHLYSPAGQEIAAKNFYRPRDKNVAAKYAQQFPKLELVTIDKDFGGWKTAQPKFFNDGGVFDQIYTAQ
- a CDS encoding GGDEF domain-containing protein; this encodes MVNKNPHTPSSLPQWPEAAQTLMALMHAQGEVARLTEREQLFSSLLVSVNAVLWAFDWENRQVLYVSPAYERIFGRPAGLLLADCNQWRDSIYPDDLEYAERSLAQVLDRGAVEDREYRIIDAQGQVRWLSDKCFINRNAEPGQRLIVVGIAEDITEKKRLEAELQRLATTDVLTQSSNRRHFFECANREFEQARLQGSPLAFLLLDIDDFKVINDTYGHPEGDIVLQRIAESGRAALRRGDLFGRIGGEEFAAVFPGCSADRAHQVAERLQREIQRQSFSHQGQVFTITVSQGLTDLRRDDESLDSLFARADAAMYHAKRQGKNRIVSG
- the desA gene encoding delta-9 fatty acid desaturase DesA, yielding MWYEGLLGLSAWQLVAVTLLMTHVTIVAVTIYLHRYSAHRSLELNAGLKHFFRFWLWLTTAQNTREWTAIHRKHHAKCETVDDPHSPVIKGLSTVLRKGAELYREEAKNPETLRIYGKNCPEDWIERNLYSRYKLGGIALMAVIDLLLFGTIGITIWAIQMMWIPFWAAGVINGLGHAVGYRNFECRDAATNLVPWGIIVGGEELHNNHHTYPNSAKLSVKKWEFDMGWAWIKLFSLLRLAKVQRVAPIAHRVEGKGHLDMDTAMAILNNRFQIMAQYRKLVIGPLVKQELAKVDHSVRHQFHRAKRLLSRETSLLEERHHLRIQNMLEHSQALKVIYEKRLALQQIWVKTSANGHDMLAAIKDWVHEAEASGIQSLRDFAHQLKTYSLRPTAA
- the cysT gene encoding sulfate ABC transporter permease subunit CysT translates to MSRRISPVIPGFGLTLGYTLVYLSLIVLIPLAAMFVHAAQLTWEQFWAIISAPRVLAALQLSFGTALYAAIINGVIGTLLAWVLVRYSFPGRKIIDAMIDLPFALPTAVAGIALTALYAPTGLVGQFATDLGFKIAYTPLGITLALTFVTLPFVVRTVQPVLADIPREVEEAAACLGAKPWQVFRHILVPALLPAWLTGFALAFARGVGEYGSVIFIAGNMPMKTEILPLLIMVKLDQYDYTGATSIGVLMLVVSFVLLLLINLLQRRIERP